The window TAAAAGTTTTGTTAATTCCTCTCGTACCTTTCGTGATGGTTAGTTGTTTCAATTATTTGAAATTTATCCGTATATATTGAACTTAGTTTTTGTATTGGTATGAAACAAGTTGACAATATACTAATCCAGAAAATTGTGTAAAATGCCCACAAAGTTGTGTTAATTTATGAGATTATTTGAGTTAATATATAAATTCATCGTTGAAATACTGTTAGTTTCTATATTTATTTTTTTCTTACTTATCTTTTTCCAGTATAGGGGTGGAGATTTTGGGATATTCGAGTTAGCTAATTGGCGGTATGTCCATTTAAGTGACGCTAGTGAGAATATCAAAAATGCTTTTTTTCTCGCAAAGGGTGGGAAATTAAACGAATATGCGACAAGTAATCACATGCCCGGTCTTTATCTCTATCTTTCTTTGTTTTTTTCGGTTTTACCAAAGACACTTCTTCTTAATTCATTAGGTAATGGAATTTTCATTATCGTACTTTCTAGTTTTATAACTATTTTTACTATTGTTGGATTATCATTTTTTTCAATCTCTTTAATGTTGAGAGATAATCAAGTCAGTCTTTTTTTTAAAGTTTGTTTTTGTTTGATTCTTTTACATTTATTGATGAGTTTTGATTATTTTCGGGTTTTATCAGAAACTTATCTGCCTTTTTTTCAGCTAACTTATTTGAGTCTATTTAGTTATTATTTAGGTAATCGCAAAGAACGTTTTGGTTATTTGGTTTCTGCACACTACGTTATAGGTCTATCAATATTTTTCGGACTTACGAATCTTTTTACTGATTTTATATTTTTCTCTTTTTTCTTTTGTTTTTTGGTTAGGGATTTTCGTAAAATTCGGATTAAACATTTTGTTCCAGCAATTCTTCTTTTAATTTTTATTTTGATTAAATCAGGGAAACTTGATTTTCATTATTGGATTATTGAAACTAACAAAGCCCAGGGGTTGGGCAGTGGTTTGGAAATGTTCAAAACAGTTTTAGGTAATGCTTTTTTTTGGCCTAAAAATTGGTACGAATTGAATGCCTTTGGTCCTATTTATGATCACCGTGTTTTGGTAATCATTCTAGGGTTTGTGGCAATCATGCTTAATAGAAAAAACCCCCCCTTGGTTTTACTTTTGAGTTTAGCTATCTTTGTTTTACCTCTTGACTCTTGGAGGATTCCAGAACAGGGTAATATTTGGATATCCCAATCATACAAAACTGATGTCAATATGGGGATTTGCTTTTTTTATTTATTGGTCATAGCCGACAAAGGTAAAGGCCTGTTTGTTCGTATTCTTCCTATTGGCCTACCGAAGTTTAATATTAAAATAGAAAAGGTGTTTTTTAAGTTTGGTTTTCTTGTAATTTCTATACTTTGTGTTTTTCAGATTCTTTCTTATCTCACTAACTTTATTGAATTTGAAAAGTTTGTGGTGTTAGATCACTCTACTTTGTTAATTGAAAAAAATATTTGCAAACAGAAGTTTAACAAGCAGAATACGAACTGTTCTTGTCTTTCTCTTATGTATTGGGATCAGGAATTTTTCTTATTTAATGATGCTAAACCATGTCCTAATCAATTTTCATCTTATTCTCCGCACCTTAATTCAGACGATCACTACTATAATACTGTTAAATCTAGTTTTTTAGATCATAATGGCGCATTTTTATTGAAACATTCTGATCTTTATTCAGATAAAAGTATAGTAAGCCCTCGGCTAATTGAAGTATTTCGTTCGGGGCAATGCGAGGAAGTAAGTAAAGATCGATTGTTTTTATGTAGAAAGATAAAATAGTTTAAGGCAAATACCAAAGGGAAAATTAATGTCATCGCAAAAAAATATCATTATCATTGGAGCAGGTCCTGCTGGACTAACCTCTGGTTATCTGTTAGCAAAAAAAGGATTTAATGTTACCATTTTGGAAGCAGATGAGAAATATGTCGGTGGAATCTCTCGTACTGAATCAATCAAAGGTTTTTATTTTGATATAGGTGGACATCGATTTTTTTCTAAATCAAAAGAAGTTGAGGATTTTTGGACTGAAATTTTACCAAATGATATGTTGGATAGGCCACGATCTTCGCGAATTTATTATAATAATAAGTTCTATGCATATCCTTTAAAAGCCTTTGAAGCTTTGTTTAATTTAGGAATATTCGAATCAATTCTCTGTGTTTTATCTTATCTTAAGGCAAGTATCTTTCCTGTAAAAGATCCTAAGAATTTTGAGGATTGGGTGACTAACCAATTTGGAAAACGGCTCTTTTCTATATTCTTTAAAACATACACAGAAAAGGTATGGGGGATGGATACGAAGGATATTTCCGCAGACTGGGCTGCACAAAGGATCAAGGGATTGTCATTGTATTCCGCTATTTGGAATGCAATCAAACCTAAATCTAAGGTTAAAGATAAATCGAAAATGATCAAAACATTAATTGATTCCTTTCGATATCCAAGGAAAGGTCCCGGTATGATGTGGGAAGCCTGTTCAGAGAAGATCCAAGCTATGGGTGGTGAAATTAAGATGGGTCGTCTTGTGAACCAACTGGAACGCACCGGTGAGGTTTGGAAAGTTCAAACCATTGATAAGTCGGGCAAAACAGAGATTTTAGAGGCAGAACATGTGATCTCATCTGCACCGATTCGAGAGTTGTTCCAAGCGATTCGCGAACCGGAAGTTTCTGCCGCTGCCTTAAATTCTGCTAATTCTCTTCGTTATCGTGATTTTTTGACTGTTGCCCTTGTTGTTTCAGAGAAAGATATTTTTGATGATAATTGGATTTATATTCATGATCCTTCAGTAAAAGTAGGAAGGATACAAAATTTCAAAAGTTGGTCTCCAGAAATGGTTCCAGATCCAGCATATAATTGTTATGGTTTAGAATATTTCTGTTTTGAAGGTGATGGGCTTTGGACTTCTACTGACGAAGAACTCGTAAACTTAGCGAAGAAAGAAGTAGTTAAACTAGGATTAACTAAACTTCAAGACATTAAAGAAGGTTTTGTTGTTCGCCAGAAAAAAGCTTACCCCGTTTACGATGATGTTTACCAAAATCATATCAATGTATTAAAAGCTGAGATACAAGGTAAATTTACAAATCTCCATTTGGTTGGAAGGAATGGAATGCATAAATACAACAACCAGGATCATGCAATGATGAC of the Leptospira kanakyensis genome contains:
- a CDS encoding NAD(P)/FAD-dependent oxidoreductase; the protein is MSSQKNIIIIGAGPAGLTSGYLLAKKGFNVTILEADEKYVGGISRTESIKGFYFDIGGHRFFSKSKEVEDFWTEILPNDMLDRPRSSRIYYNNKFYAYPLKAFEALFNLGIFESILCVLSYLKASIFPVKDPKNFEDWVTNQFGKRLFSIFFKTYTEKVWGMDTKDISADWAAQRIKGLSLYSAIWNAIKPKSKVKDKSKMIKTLIDSFRYPRKGPGMMWEACSEKIQAMGGEIKMGRLVNQLERTGEVWKVQTIDKSGKTEILEAEHVISSAPIRELFQAIREPEVSAAALNSANSLRYRDFLTVALVVSEKDIFDDNWIYIHDPSVKVGRIQNFKSWSPEMVPDPAYNCYGLEYFCFEGDGLWTSTDEELVNLAKKEVVKLGLTKLQDIKEGFVVRQKKAYPVYDDVYQNHINVLKAEIQGKFTNLHLVGRNGMHKYNNQDHAMMTAMLTVENIAADRIVYDVWNVNQDAEYHESGEIGKENIEERLVPLKV